One genomic region from Saprospiraceae bacterium encodes:
- the dnaN gene encoding DNA polymerase III subunit beta — protein MKFSVSSAELLKQIQVASGAIGTNPVLPILEDFLFHVKGKILTISATDLETSVKTEMEIKADQNGSVAIPAKILNDTLKSLPEQPVSVSVDPANNSIEITSSYGRYRLAGENAGDFPSFPSTSTQDTIKINSDILHEAFNKTLFATSNDELRLAMTGVLVQLDFNKILFVSTDAHKLVKYAFHGISNDVATQFILPKKTCNLLKNVLPADTEVEVSFNKSNAFFTFGHTIMACRLLDAKYPDYNAVIPVDNPNVLTVNRPQLLQSLRRISIYANKTTNQVALHIDDGSLTITSQDLDFSNEATEQLACSFKGSPMSIAFNGKFLIEMLSVLTYDEVCFKLSTPNRAGIVTPAEEVKGQDLLMLVMPVLINQSH, from the coding sequence ATGAAATTTAGCGTATCCTCAGCAGAATTGCTTAAACAGATTCAAGTAGCTTCTGGCGCCATTGGTACCAATCCTGTGCTACCAATTCTTGAAGATTTTCTGTTTCATGTGAAAGGGAAAATCCTGACCATTTCTGCTACTGACCTCGAAACATCAGTCAAGACTGAGATGGAGATCAAAGCTGACCAAAATGGCTCTGTAGCTATCCCAGCCAAGATCCTCAATGATACCTTAAAGTCGCTTCCGGAACAGCCTGTATCAGTATCGGTAGATCCTGCCAACAATAGCATCGAGATCACTTCCAGTTATGGCAGGTATCGACTGGCAGGTGAAAATGCAGGGGATTTCCCAAGTTTTCCTTCTACCAGCACCCAGGATACGATCAAAATCAATTCTGACATCCTGCATGAGGCTTTTAATAAAACACTGTTCGCCACCTCCAACGACGAACTAAGATTGGCCATGACCGGAGTACTGGTGCAACTTGATTTTAATAAAATATTGTTTGTATCGACGGATGCCCATAAACTGGTCAAATATGCCTTCCATGGGATCTCCAATGATGTCGCTACCCAATTTATTCTGCCTAAAAAGACCTGCAATCTGCTCAAAAATGTATTGCCTGCTGATACGGAGGTAGAGGTTTCGTTTAATAAATCAAATGCTTTTTTTACGTTTGGTCATACCATCATGGCTTGTAGGCTGCTGGATGCCAAATATCCTGACTACAATGCAGTCATTCCGGTTGACAACCCAAATGTCCTCACTGTCAATCGACCACAACTACTTCAATCTCTCAGAAGGATATCGATCTATGCCAATAAGACTACCAACCAGGTAGCGCTGCATATCGATGACGGAAGCCTGACTATCACCTCCCAGGATCTAGATTTTTCCAATGAGGCTACTGAACAACTGGCCTGCTCCTTCAAGGGCAGCCCTATGAGTATTGCATTTAATGGTAAGTTTTTGATTGAGATGTTAAGTGTGTTGACTTATGATGAAGTTTGTTTTAAGCTTTCCACTCCTAATCGTGCTGGTATAGTGACCCCTGCGGAAGAAGTCAAAGGTCAGGATTTGCTCATGTTGGTGATGCCGGTACTGATTAATCAATCGCATTAG
- a CDS encoding DUF3089 domain-containing protein translates to MKRFPLLLCLFFLVCCGPSKQILNADKAVDYGDEAHWAALPGKQDPSDNSPDGLTEPTDLPIDVFFLYPTSFLAKRDRSLWNAAIDNQKVNKLTDQSSIKYQASIFNQVGNIYAPRYRQAHYYAYFSADRLQAKKAFDLAYNDIKTAFQYYLDHYNHGKPIIIAGHSQGTTHGMRLVKEFFDGTPLQHQLVVAYLPGIPIPQGYFKSIQPCTSSDELACVNSWRTYKYGYEPEFLVKEPPMIVVNPLTWDAAPALASKDLNRGAVLKKFKGGVLKGITDAQIHKNILWVHKPKFPGSFLYRSNNFHIADFNFFYLDIRENAIQRREEYLQQGKR, encoded by the coding sequence ATGAAGCGATTTCCTTTGTTGTTGTGTTTATTTTTTCTGGTTTGCTGTGGCCCCTCCAAACAAATTCTCAATGCGGATAAGGCTGTCGATTATGGAGACGAGGCACATTGGGCGGCCTTACCAGGCAAACAAGATCCTTCAGATAATTCGCCTGATGGTTTGACTGAGCCCACCGATTTGCCTATTGATGTGTTTTTCCTCTATCCGACTTCTTTTTTGGCCAAAAGAGATCGTTCACTTTGGAATGCAGCCATCGACAATCAGAAAGTCAATAAGCTTACGGATCAATCTTCTATAAAATACCAGGCAAGTATATTCAATCAGGTAGGCAATATCTATGCCCCCAGGTATCGTCAAGCCCATTATTACGCGTATTTTTCTGCAGACAGATTGCAAGCTAAAAAGGCTTTTGACCTGGCTTACAATGACATCAAGACTGCCTTCCAATATTATTTGGATCATTATAATCATGGCAAACCTATCATCATAGCAGGGCATAGCCAGGGTACGACTCACGGCATGAGGCTGGTAAAAGAATTTTTTGACGGAACGCCATTACAGCACCAACTTGTAGTCGCTTATCTGCCCGGCATCCCTATTCCTCAAGGCTATTTTAAATCTATACAACCATGTACCTCCTCAGATGAGCTTGCTTGTGTCAATAGCTGGCGCACTTATAAATACGGTTATGAACCAGAGTTTTTAGTCAAAGAACCACCAATGATCGTCGTCAATCCCCTGACCTGGGATGCAGCGCCGGCGTTGGCGTCTAAGGACTTAAACAGAGGAGCTGTTTTAAAAAAATTTAAGGGGGGTGTTTTAAAAGGTATCACCGATGCCCAGATACACAAAAACATTTTATGGGTACACAAACCAAAGTTTCCAGGCAGTTTTTTATACAGAAGCAATAATTTTCATATCGCTGATTTCAATTTTTTCTATCTGGATATACGCGAAAATGCGATTCAACGAAGGGAGGAATATCTTCAACAAGGGAAGAGATGA
- the ygiD gene encoding 4,5-DOPA dioxygenase extradiol encodes MNIEKLINQFEEIDTTLPALFIGHGSPMNGIEINDFSQTWARLGAEIPTPKAVLCISAHWLTKGTAVTAMTYPRTIHDFGGFPSELYQVKYPAPGSPDLAEQTKSLIKKTTISLDHDWGLDHGTWTVVRHMYPEANIPVLQLSIDYNRPAAYHYELGRDLASLRKRGVLIIGSGNMVHNLGMVAWNKISTPDFGFDWAKEMNTIFKSKLKDHDNNALINYPDLHKSAMLAIPTPDHYLPLMYVLGAKTTKDKVSFFNDHLVGGSLTMTGVKYG; translated from the coding sequence ATGAATATTGAAAAATTGATCAACCAGTTTGAAGAAATAGATACAACGCTGCCAGCTCTGTTTATCGGGCATGGGTCGCCAATGAATGGTATAGAAATCAACGATTTTAGTCAAACCTGGGCGCGCCTCGGGGCAGAAATACCTACTCCAAAAGCTGTCCTATGTATCTCTGCTCACTGGCTGACCAAAGGTACGGCGGTGACTGCGATGACTTATCCCAGGACCATTCATGATTTTGGAGGATTTCCCTCTGAGCTATATCAGGTCAAATATCCTGCTCCAGGAAGCCCTGACCTGGCCGAACAAACCAAATCCCTGATCAAAAAAACGACCATCTCTCTGGACCATGATTGGGGCCTGGATCATGGCACCTGGACTGTAGTACGCCACATGTATCCAGAAGCGAATATCCCTGTATTACAATTGAGTATTGACTACAATCGTCCTGCAGCCTATCATTATGAATTAGGGCGAGACCTTGCATCTCTACGCAAACGAGGCGTTTTGATCATCGGTAGTGGCAATATGGTACACAACCTTGGCATGGTCGCCTGGAACAAGATCTCCACACCAGATTTTGGTTTTGACTGGGCCAAGGAAATGAATACTATCTTTAAGTCCAAGCTCAAAGATCATGACAATAATGCATTGATCAATTATCCTGATCTGCACAAATCCGCCATGCTGGCTATACCTACACCGGATCACTACCTTCCCCTGATGTATGTATTAGGTGCAAAAACTACTAAAGACAAGGTGAGCTTTTTCAATGACCATTTGGTAGGAGGATCTTTGACTATGACTGGAGTGAAATACGGTTAG
- a CDS encoding nicotinate-nucleotide adenylyltransferase — MKIGLFFGSFNPVHTGHMIIANFMAYRTDLHQVWMVVSPQNPLKPASSLAKDYDRLHMVQLAIGQNPRLRASNIEFSLSKPSYTIDTLTYLKEKYPENEFVLIMGGDNLATLHKWKNFEKILELYQIYLYKRPKYELGSLAHHEHISHFDAPLLDLSATYIRESIRDGLSVQYLVPEPVFEYLQGSSMYS, encoded by the coding sequence ATGAAAATCGGCCTATTCTTTGGTTCTTTCAATCCGGTGCATACAGGGCATATGATCATAGCTAATTTTATGGCTTATCGGACGGATCTGCACCAGGTCTGGATGGTCGTGTCTCCTCAAAATCCTCTAAAACCTGCCTCGAGTTTAGCAAAAGACTATGATAGGCTGCATATGGTCCAATTGGCTATCGGTCAAAATCCAAGGCTAAGAGCATCCAATATCGAATTCTCATTGTCCAAACCTTCCTATACCATAGATACACTGACTTACCTCAAGGAGAAGTATCCCGAAAATGAATTTGTGCTGATCATGGGAGGAGATAACCTCGCCACCCTGCATAAATGGAAAAACTTTGAAAAGATCCTGGAGCTATATCAAATATATCTGTACAAACGGCCCAAATACGAGCTTGGGTCGCTGGCTCATCATGAGCACATAAGTCATTTTGATGCGCCTCTGTTAGATCTGTCGGCTACCTATATCAGGGAGTCGATCAGAGATGGTTTAAGTGTGCAATACCTGGTACCTGAGCCGGTATTTGAATATCTCCAGGGGAGCTCTATGTATAGTTAG
- a CDS encoding amino acid permease, which yields MTDQIKKIGLWTGTSLVVGNMVASGIFMLPATLASYGTLSLIGWLLSGLGAITLALVYSWLSRIMPLAQGGPYAYSRAGMGEFAGFWVAWSYWISVWCTNAALAIACVSYLTTFFPFIGYSPVNSVLSGLFLIWFLTWLNTTGIRNAGVMQLITTVAKIVPLALIAIGGLFYLNTAHFEVFNRTESSSLMAIVKATTLTFFAFLGLECATIPSTSMESPEKNIPKATIYGTLISTAIYILCTVAVMGILPPESLIVSKAPLADAAGSIWGDWARYLIGAGAVISTFGALNGWILVQGQIPAAAAVDKLLPAIFAKMNHKQTPVFGLVISSILVSFLMIMNYNKSLASAYEFAILLSTLAVLMPYLFSVVSYIILASHQTKYPLKPIHFLVAIIAFVFSVWAVVGSGADTVFWGFVLLLAGLPLYVLMKMNSASSIVQQNKSIQP from the coding sequence ATGACCGATCAAATAAAAAAAATAGGACTTTGGACAGGAACTTCCCTGGTAGTCGGCAATATGGTTGCTTCAGGCATCTTTATGCTTCCGGCTACCCTTGCTTCTTATGGCACGCTCAGTTTGATAGGTTGGTTATTGTCAGGTTTGGGTGCCATCACCCTGGCCTTGGTTTACAGTTGGCTGAGCCGCATTATGCCCTTGGCTCAAGGCGGGCCATATGCATATTCGCGCGCAGGTATGGGTGAGTTTGCAGGATTTTGGGTAGCCTGGAGTTATTGGATCAGCGTATGGTGTACCAATGCTGCCCTGGCCATCGCTTGTGTAAGTTATCTCACTACTTTTTTTCCGTTTATCGGTTACAGTCCGGTTAATTCCGTTTTGTCAGGCTTGTTTTTGATATGGTTTTTGACCTGGCTCAATACTACAGGGATCCGCAATGCAGGCGTCATGCAGCTGATCACAACCGTAGCCAAGATAGTTCCATTGGCTTTGATCGCCATTGGTGGTTTATTTTATTTAAACACGGCTCATTTTGAGGTTTTTAATCGGACGGAGTCATCCAGCCTGATGGCCATAGTAAAGGCTACTACGCTCACTTTTTTTGCTTTTTTAGGACTCGAATGTGCGACCATACCTTCTACATCCATGGAGTCACCTGAGAAAAACATTCCTAAAGCCACCATATATGGTACACTCATCAGCACCGCCATATATATATTGTGTACTGTAGCTGTCATGGGCATACTTCCTCCAGAGTCCCTGATTGTTTCCAAAGCGCCATTGGCAGATGCAGCTGGTTCTATTTGGGGTGACTGGGCCCGATATCTGATCGGAGCGGGTGCAGTCATATCAACTTTTGGCGCACTCAATGGCTGGATCCTGGTCCAAGGACAAATCCCGGCAGCAGCTGCTGTAGACAAGCTTTTGCCTGCTATTTTCGCCAAAATGAATCATAAGCAGACACCGGTATTTGGATTGGTCATCTCCAGTATCCTGGTATCTTTTTTGATGATCATGAATTACAATAAAAGCCTGGCTTCAGCTTACGAATTCGCTATTTTGTTATCCACCCTCGCCGTTTTAATGCCCTATCTTTTTTCAGTCGTATCCTATATTATACTTGCTTCTCATCAAACAAAATACCCGCTAAAACCCATTCACTTTCTGGTAGCCATCATCGCATTTGTATTTTCGGTATGGGCTGTGGTAGGTTCTGGAGCGGATACGGTGTTCTGGGGTTTTGTTCTATTATTGGCCGGACTGCCTCTATATGTTTTAATGAAAATGAATTCGGCGTCTTCCATTGTCCAACAGAATAAATCAATCCAACCTTGA
- a CDS encoding FtsX-like permease family protein — protein MAALSFSKRYLFGKKSTNAINIISGVSVLGISIGTAALILVMSVLNGFEGLIKGLMNSFNPDLKITLVEGKTFPMDDTLLAKLGTVPDVLSVSAILEETALLEYKGIKDFAILKGVDSNFIHQSALPAQLSEGNFVLKSPLGYHAVTGIGIRNKLAISIDDDFARLSAFMPDPKGSTFQPFKKRILIPSGVFSIQQEYDNKYVFVDLGFIQDLVGKTNQVSGIEIALQDYTKRNLVSAAIQKVLGQEYKIQDRDQQDAAFYKLMQIEKWVSYAILSFVLVLVAFNIVGALWMIVLEKKKDLMVLKSMGMKDHRVKLIVLSTGLLITGLGICIGFALAVILFLLQQKYGLVPIPEGFLVDRYPIEIKWFDFLVVGLTVTGIGIVASILPARKAAVLHEAIRYE, from the coding sequence ATGGCAGCATTGTCTTTTTCAAAGCGATATCTATTCGGCAAAAAATCTACCAATGCGATCAATATCATTTCCGGCGTCTCCGTCCTGGGTATCAGTATAGGGACTGCTGCACTTATATTGGTCATGTCCGTACTCAATGGATTTGAAGGTCTGATCAAAGGATTGATGAATAGTTTTAACCCGGATCTTAAAATCACCCTGGTTGAAGGAAAAACTTTCCCAATGGATGACACCCTGCTTGCAAAATTGGGAACCGTACCGGATGTGTTATCGGTCAGCGCCATTTTGGAAGAAACTGCTCTTTTGGAATATAAAGGGATCAAAGATTTTGCCATTTTAAAAGGGGTAGATTCAAATTTTATACACCAATCAGCTTTGCCTGCCCAATTAAGCGAAGGCAATTTTGTTTTAAAATCTCCACTGGGGTATCATGCTGTAACCGGCATCGGAATCCGCAATAAACTAGCCATCAGCATAGATGATGACTTCGCCAGATTGTCTGCCTTTATGCCAGACCCCAAAGGTTCGACCTTTCAGCCATTCAAAAAAAGGATATTGATACCGTCAGGTGTATTTAGCATCCAACAAGAATATGATAATAAATATGTCTTTGTCGATTTGGGCTTTATACAGGACCTGGTAGGAAAAACGAACCAGGTAAGCGGTATCGAAATAGCCCTTCAGGACTATACTAAGCGGAACCTGGTGAGCGCAGCCATACAAAAAGTGCTTGGCCAAGAGTATAAAATACAGGATAGAGACCAACAGGATGCCGCATTCTACAAACTGATGCAAATTGAAAAATGGGTTTCATATGCCATCTTGAGTTTTGTGTTGGTATTGGTGGCTTTTAATATTGTTGGAGCGCTATGGATGATCGTATTGGAAAAGAAAAAGGATCTGATGGTCCTAAAATCCATGGGCATGAAAGATCATCGGGTCAAACTCATCGTTTTGAGCACCGGTTTATTGATCACCGGATTGGGGATATGCATCGGTTTTGCACTGGCTGTTATATTGTTTTTGTTGCAGCAAAAATATGGTCTGGTACCTATCCCCGAAGGATTTTTGGTAGACAGATATCCAATAGAAATCAAATGGTTTGATTTTTTAGTAGTAGGCCTGACTGTAACTGGTATAGGTATTGTAGCATCAATATTGCCCGCCAGAAAGGCAGCAGTCTTGCATGAAGCGATTCGATATGAATAA
- a CDS encoding rod shape-determining protein, with amino-acid sequence MKWFNFFKQELAIDLGTANTLIMQNDVIVIDEPSIVAINRKTGETIAVGSRAMQMHEKTHENIKTIRPLKDGVIADFQAAEKLIEGLINMIGTKRNFFSHLKMVICIPSGITEVEKRAVFDSADHVDSKETYLIHEPMAAALGIGLDVEEPVGHIIIDIGGGTTEIAVIAMSGIVTDQSIRTAGDEFNYDIMEYMKRAHNILIGERTAEQLKINVGSALKQLESPPDDYAVNGRDLMTGIPKQITVNHTEIATALDKSIAKIEDAILKALESTPPELAADIYKNGLYLTGGGALLRGLDKRISAKTKLPVRVVDDPLRAVVRGTGLALKNSDRYSFLIDRKSV; translated from the coding sequence ATGAAGTGGTTTAATTTTTTTAAACAGGAATTAGCAATTGACCTGGGTACAGCGAATACGCTGATCATGCAAAATGATGTGATCGTTATTGATGAGCCATCTATCGTGGCTATCAATAGGAAAACAGGTGAAACTATCGCTGTAGGCTCCAGGGCTATGCAGATGCACGAAAAAACGCATGAAAATATCAAGACAATCAGGCCATTAAAAGATGGAGTGATTGCTGATTTTCAGGCTGCCGAAAAACTAATAGAAGGCCTCATCAACATGATAGGGACCAAACGAAACTTTTTTTCTCACCTTAAAATGGTGATCTGTATACCGTCCGGTATCACAGAAGTGGAAAAAAGAGCCGTTTTTGACTCAGCTGACCATGTAGACTCCAAAGAAACTTACCTCATTCATGAGCCCATGGCTGCTGCATTAGGTATAGGCCTGGATGTCGAAGAGCCAGTAGGTCATATCATCATCGATATCGGAGGAGGTACCACAGAAATTGCAGTAATAGCTATGTCCGGCATCGTTACAGACCAATCGATCAGGACAGCAGGAGATGAGTTTAACTACGATATAATGGAGTATATGAAGCGTGCCCATAATATCCTCATCGGCGAGCGCACTGCTGAGCAGCTGAAGATCAATGTAGGTTCTGCACTTAAACAACTGGAGTCTCCTCCAGATGACTACGCCGTCAATGGTCGTGATCTAATGACTGGTATCCCTAAGCAGATCACCGTCAATCATACAGAAATAGCGACTGCTTTGGACAAATCCATCGCAAAAATAGAGGATGCTATCCTCAAAGCCCTGGAATCGACCCCTCCTGAACTAGCCGCTGATATCTACAAAAATGGCCTTTACCTGACCGGTGGAGGTGCATTGCTGAGAGGACTGGACAAAAGGATTTCTGCCAAAACAAAACTACCTGTCAGGGTCGTAGATGATCCATTAAGAGCCGTAGTCAGAGGTACGGGACTTGCTTTAAAAAATTCTGATCGATATTCTTTTTTGATTGACCGGAAAAGTGTTTGA
- a CDS encoding insulinase family protein, whose protein sequence is MRSRSSIKQYTPPSPIINQSRCKNGASFFQIHRGTVPALKLELMFPAGRPYEAKKGLATATLQLIKGGTTKKSATKVAEGFDHWGSSVNFDYYVDQCGIKVYVLEKYLAKVLPLLIEMLSEAVFPASELKLYKRQQKEKLRSDDLRGDVVAYRTFTEHLFGTKHPYGYNSTVESIEEINREDLINHFQSHYCMDRCKIFLSGSFEESTANLIQDTLGNLRLKNHRPPRRHLPHKFPPPGNFQILLQDSVQTSIRLGRRLFNRQHPDYVSMYVFNTLLGGYYGSNLMQNLREKNGLTYHIYSSLDTFMLDGYFLISTEVDKLRSPLAIREIYAEINRLKAKPVKASELQTVKNYLLGSFLQYFENAFAESELIRVLSLEGGKAAFVQLIEGIKNVTAEDIQRIAKKYFQEKDLTLITVG, encoded by the coding sequence ATGCGCTCACGATCTTCTATCAAACAATATACTCCGCCTTCACCTATTATAAATCAGTCTCGCTGCAAGAATGGGGCTAGTTTTTTCCAGATTCACAGAGGCACCGTGCCTGCACTCAAGCTTGAACTCATGTTTCCGGCAGGCCGGCCCTATGAAGCCAAAAAAGGTCTGGCTACCGCTACCCTGCAACTGATCAAAGGAGGCACTACCAAAAAATCCGCTACCAAGGTAGCAGAAGGCTTCGATCACTGGGGCAGTTCCGTCAACTTTGATTATTATGTGGACCAGTGTGGGATCAAAGTCTATGTATTGGAAAAATACCTGGCCAAAGTATTGCCACTTCTGATCGAGATGCTGAGTGAGGCGGTTTTTCCAGCCAGTGAGCTCAAATTATACAAAAGGCAACAAAAGGAAAAACTGAGAAGCGATGACCTGAGAGGTGATGTAGTGGCATATAGAACCTTTACGGAGCATCTTTTTGGAACCAAACACCCTTATGGTTACAACAGTACAGTAGAATCTATTGAAGAAATCAATCGCGAGGATTTAATCAACCATTTTCAATCACATTACTGCATGGATCGCTGTAAAATATTTCTATCAGGGTCATTCGAGGAAAGTACAGCAAACTTGATACAGGACACTTTGGGTAACCTCCGTCTCAAAAACCACCGGCCACCCCGAAGGCATTTACCACATAAGTTTCCACCACCAGGCAATTTTCAAATTTTGCTCCAGGATTCGGTTCAAACCTCCATCAGATTAGGAAGGCGGCTATTTAACCGTCAGCATCCGGATTATGTAAGCATGTATGTGTTTAATACCCTGTTAGGCGGATACTACGGATCCAATCTAATGCAAAATCTAAGAGAAAAAAATGGGCTCACCTATCATATCTATTCCAGCCTGGATACCTTTATGCTGGATGGGTATTTTTTGATTTCAACAGAAGTAGATAAACTTAGGAGTCCGCTGGCAATCAGGGAGATCTATGCTGAAATCAATAGATTGAAAGCCAAGCCCGTCAAAGCATCTGAACTGCAGACTGTCAAAAACTACCTATTGGGCAGCTTCCTGCAATATTTTGAAAACGCTTTTGCCGAATCCGAATTGATCCGCGTCCTTTCCTTAGAGGGGGGAAAGGCAGCTTTTGTTCAATTAATCGAAGGCATCAAAAATGTGACCGCAGAAGATATTCAAAGGATTGCAAAAAAATATTTTCAAGAAAAAGATCTCACCTTGATCACCGTAGGCTAA
- the mreC gene encoding rod shape-determining protein MreC produces MQNLFAFFYRYAFVFLFLILEFVSIRLIIRRNESQREIFLNSSTIFSGKLLEKVNNVKNYFGLRKVNHDLAAENASLKAQVYNLTGTVNTRIDSVNDTIGQQRFLLIPAQIVNNSIEFRNNMMTINKGALDGIKKYSTVIESNGIVGFVKNVGQRYSSVISILNSNARVSVMIKRNHNIGNMVWDGHSPILVSIEAIPKHADIKVGDTIVTTEFSHFPRGHVVGEIISATIEPGGNFYEIEARLFNDIARTDKVYVVSDLHRSELDSLELLNSIK; encoded by the coding sequence ATGCAAAATCTTTTTGCTTTTTTTTACCGGTATGCGTTTGTATTCCTTTTCTTGATATTGGAGTTTGTCAGTATTCGGCTGATTATTCGCAGGAATGAGAGTCAACGGGAGATTTTCCTCAATTCTTCTACTATATTCAGTGGCAAGCTATTAGAGAAAGTAAATAATGTTAAAAATTATTTTGGACTGCGTAAGGTCAATCATGATCTCGCTGCTGAAAATGCCAGTTTAAAGGCTCAGGTCTATAATTTGACCGGTACAGTAAATACACGAATCGATTCGGTCAATGACACCATCGGACAACAACGATTCCTACTGATACCCGCTCAGATCGTCAACAACTCCATCGAGTTCCGCAACAATATGATGACGATCAACAAAGGTGCCCTGGACGGGATAAAAAAATATTCAACTGTCATAGAATCCAATGGCATTGTTGGATTTGTAAAAAATGTAGGCCAACGATACTCCTCTGTAATCTCTATCCTCAATAGCAATGCCAGGGTGAGTGTCATGATCAAAAGAAATCACAATATTGGCAACATGGTTTGGGATGGCCACTCACCCATCCTGGTCAGCATCGAGGCCATACCGAAACATGCTGATATCAAGGTAGGAGATACGATCGTAACCACGGAATTCTCCCATTTTCCCAGAGGTCATGTAGTGGGTGAAATCATCAGCGCCACGATCGAACCAGGTGGTAACTTTTATGAAATTGAGGCCCGCCTTTTTAATGATATCGCTCGCACGGACAAAGTATACGTAGTCAGCGATCTGCATCGGAGTGAACTGGACAGTCTCGAACTATTAAACTCAATCAAATGA